CCATGTTGTTACGCAACAAATCACATCTCCAGTCCAACTCGATGAGCTGATCCAAATTGAGATTTGCACTTTTGAACAAAAAGCATGACGTCGAGCAAATACATTATAGAACAATTGCTTTTATTAGCTCTTTAAATTAAGTAGGtggcaatttaaaaacaaacagatcaCAGATGTTAGAATCCAGTGTATAGTTCAAGTGCATTTCTTTTCCTCAATTTTACCGTCATATATATTTactattatttcatttaaaaaaaaacaatcatggcagagcaagtttttttttttttaaaggagaaaagaacagccaataaaaaaaaaggttatttaaattaaaaattcaagTAAGTCGATGGAATGTTTCTTTAAACAGAAGCTTTACACACACATGTAAACTTtgcaaaataaagaagaaagtacactcaaaaaaacagtttggtcaaaaataacagCTCAAAATGTCTTCCTTTTTCGGGCCAGCATTTTATGTTTTCACTTGGAATATTATGGATTTTGCTTTGTTTACGTTAATGATTTCTATTTTGGATTCTGTTGTGTGACTGCATGTATGTTCGAAATGAACTTCAAACTCAAAAAtggacccaactttctgggttgttttatacaaaatgaccccattttggtttcttgactcaaagttgggtcaaatcgacccaataGGATCGCTCCAGTTTTCGACTCATATAGTTTTGTAAAGGGTAGGACtcgatgagttttttttttttttttacttctttctacTCCCTTCTAAACATGCAAGCTGTCCCtgcttagactttttttttttttgacccaactgtttttggagTGATAGGCAGAGGACAAAGTGTAGAGAGCAAaagtataaattattatttttttctagcagagaaaaaaagacaccaaCATTCACAATGTGACTGGAAGcacaacatttacagtatcaaatGTAAAGTCTGGTCAAAGGTTTGTTCTGAAAGtatttagcgttttattttgtgtgcgtgAAGCGCAAAAGTCCGTTTTTTGCGCGCgtttcgtccccccccccccccttttttttttttgaattaccTCATGAGCGAGCTTCTCAGAGCTTCTCGAGACTTTTGGGGTTGGTGAGGATCTCCCTGGCCAGCCGCCACGTCTGCTTGGCGGCGTTCTCCAGCGCCGAGTGCGGCTTTCCCTGGAAGAGGTCGAGGTTGGGCAGGAAGTAGTGCGGGCAGCGGCGGCACTGCAGGCAGGAGATGAGCTGCAATAGAATCCCGTTGAGGCGGTCGCCCAGGCAGTTCTCGTCCCAGTCGGCCTCGCGCGGGTGCTTCTCGCACTCGTACGACACCAGCGACTTCATGTGGTAGTTGTTGAGCGGCGTGCCCGGCAGCTCCAGGTGGCGGTCGCGCAGCGCCTTCAGCACCGACAGGCACTTCTTGCGGCAGCCGCCCAGCAGCAGCCGGTTCTCGGCCTCGGCGAACTGCAGCACCCACGCGTCGCTCTCGGCCGAGCTCTGCTTGCCGTTGAGCGAGTAGCACTCCTTGGACAGCAGGTTGAAGCCCTCGGCCTTGACCTCGGCCACGCGGTTGGGCCCCGGCCACGGGATGTGCGGCAGCGGCCAGTGCGCGGCGCTGCGCGGCCAGATGCCGGTGCACTTGAAGGCGGGCGTGATCTGCACCACGTAGCGGTCGCGGATGCGCAGCTTGACCTCGCTGGTGTCCGCCACCATCTTGACCACGTCGCGGTAGCTGCACTTGTCCACCGCCTGCGCCACCAGCGTCTGGAAGCGCGAGCGGATCTTACGCGCCGACAGGTAGCCCGAGGCCGTGATGAACTCCACCCACAGCGACATGCTGCGCTTGCGGCCGTCGCTCAGCTTGAGCACGGCGCAGCCGGGCAGCGAGCCGTCGTCCACGAAGTTGAACACGCCCATCTGGTTGAGGTAGAGCACCACCTCGAACTCGCTGGGCGAGATGACCTCCAGGCCCTCGAAGCGGTTGTCCATCTCGCTCAGCGAGCTGATGAAGCGCGGCTCCTGCACCTCCACCTCCTTCAGCACGTCCGACACCACCTTGCACACCTCGCGGATGGTCTTGGACACGGCCGCCTTGCGCGACTGGCACTTCTCGTTGTAGTACTTGTTGAGGTGGTACACCAGCTTGGCCTGCGCGGCGATCATGTTGGGGCAGAGATCCGGGTTGTACACCGGAGTCTCGCAGTACGCCGACGGATCCAACGCGGCGGTTTGTACGGGAGCCAATTTTAGAGGAGAAAAGGGGACTCTTTACCGAGAAAAACCCGATCGGAACCGGGagagggggggagggagggagggggggagggtgGTGGGGGGCGCGGAGCGGAGCAGATCGGAGCTCCCGGGACACCCGCGAGACGCGCTCACTCCTCCTTCAGTCACTTGACATGACTGAAATCAAATTGCTGCGATTGCTAGCGAacaagagaggaggaggaaaaaatagatttaaaaacaaaaccccccccaaaaaaaagtcccccGCCGTCGAAAGTGTGCTTGCGTGCGCGCAGAGCGGAATGAGAAACCGCCGCTGCGTTTGCTCTCTTCTGacagcgcgcgcgcgcacgcgcacagcGACTTTATCATATGGGCGGGGCTAGGGCTCGCTGGACCAATGGCTGCCTGGTTGCGTCACAGCGAGCTCCGCTATAGTCGCGAAGGCTCGTCGTCAGGCCACAAAGTGCAAGTCGACGCCTGAGGACATTCACACGTCGCACATGCAAGCTAAAAGGGAAATAAGAATcataatatttttgggttggTTGCAGTTGTATGATTTTTTCCTTCTGGATTgcgttgatttgttttttcttaagtACCTTATCGAATTCTAGAAATGGCAGCTGCTCGTTGTCATGTTGGGAAATCAATTTCAATTCGTTTGCCATTATttcattcacatttttcttCACTCAACTGGATCCAACTGGACCAttcttttcatgtcattttgaaATGTGTCATTTGTCACGTATaattattcaaaaacaatttttgcaGTAGTGCATGATGTCTTCAATTCTAATGATTAGGGGAACTTTTAACAATTgcccattttatttttccatttttattatttgctgACCAGTTTACGAATAATGTGCATGCTAAAATCACAATAGGAATGTGTTTAGGCCACTATTAATTTTTCTAtttgaatcgattaatctgttcgtatcaattaatcaatgaatccgatttttttttttccatcgctATATTCAAAAGCAGTACATTATTACAAATGGCAAATGCAGAAAATGTATGCAAACATAAATTCACttactggtttggtccataacataaaataagcaaaaatgttgataattgctttccaaagtaaaagcgaTGTTTgaatttttgattattattttgaattatgatCATAAATCTGCTTTGATGGAGGAATAAGAAATGCATGAGTTTTTACAATTGAGTGGCtatcattttaaacatttgggCAATTTCATAATCATCTCCAAACAATTTCTCCAAACTATTAatagattatcaaaaataattattgatgaATCGATTAATTATCAATTAGTGGTTGATTAATCGATCATTTGTAACACATAATTTACCCTTATAtgatatttattgtaaatatttggaCCAATTAAAGTACATTACATAATTAGAATGTTGCTTTGGAAATAAGTGAAGCATGAACTCCTAATAATTGTTGTAGTTCTGACGTACACGCGTGTCCATTTTCTAGTcaatctctttttttatgtgtgccgcatgttttttgttttttttgggggggtgggggggattctGAATTTTGCACTAAATCCTTTTATGTCTCGCATATACTGACTGCCTccatttcttaaaataaataaaaggaagagCAAAGACATGAGAAAGAAGTGTTAGATGGAAGGCTGCGACTTTTCAGGTCTCCGCCACGcatgtgccatctagtggctgtaAGTGGAATAGGCCACGGAGGTATTTCCAGATCCGATCGTCCGCTTTGTAAATTACGATCGTTGGGCCTCACTGAGACGCGGTCGCATGTCACATCTCGCCTTTGATCTCTTTGAAGTCGGATGCTTCGGAACCGATAAATATTTCGACCGAGACAAGTAAAAGCTGTTCCGTTTAAGACTTTTGTTCTATCCCGCTGAGAAATGGCAATGCTATTTACTGTCATTCACAACCAGCCcgctgagacaaaaaaaaaagaaaagaatactAAGCATGTATTTTGGCCACAATGTTTGTCAGCATTCGCACAAGAATCCCAGACAACATTCTTACATATGACTGTAAACTGGCCTCCCTTATTGACATATTTTCCGtcctcgctccctccctccctccctccttctctcGCTCCCGCTGCGGCCCAGCCCGCCACGTTTTATCAGAACCAGACCAGGTCCGACATTCCCGCCGAACAACGCCGCAACGCCAGGATACGGGAACCTCCCAAGCGCTCGCTGGCTTCTCGGCTGGGCTCTTCCGCAAGGTTTTTGGCCCGTCCGTGCGTGATCGCGGCGCGAGGATTTGGCCCAGATTAGCTCCTCCTAATCTGAAGCATGTGCCGTCTTGCGAATGCGTCACAGAGAGAGGGGCCCTTCTCGGCGCTGGTTTTGGACACTTGAGTGCATCGCTCTCGACAGCATTGTTGCTAGTTGAGGCCCTCCGCTTCCAGCACAGGCCCCGTTTTTGACCCGTGCGTCGTTATTGTATAAATCAATATGGCGTCTCCTGCTGTCTCCCGCCAATTTTGACCAGCGCATGTGACCCCGTTTTCAAGGCCTCTTTTGTTTCCACGGCATGGACGGGACACTTGTATGCTTCTCATCCTCCATTTTTCTTTGGCCTTTTCTTCTTTATGAAGGGTGATTGTCCTGCTAACGTGGCAGGCGACTGCGGGTTCAATCCTCCTCGACTGGAAATTCCCTCTCTGACCGCAGCACTCGTGCTCATGCAGTGGCCCGAGGTGATGTGGATGCATCTGTTGTCTGGACATGTATGTTGAAATcatcaaaattcatttggaTTCCTACAATTATGCATAACGGGTGATGTCGGGCAGACTCCTCGTACCCTCAAAATGATCACTTTTCGGGTGACCCCCAAAACGGAATGATTGTTTAACCATTAGCATTGCATTGTCAAAGAGAGCAAGATATTTACAATACTTTGGAttggtcattaactcatttgctcccaaaaacgtataaaagcgttctattctaaatatggtcatggtcccaaaaacgtatttatatgtttatttcaaaagtgtgtttttttttaatgcagaaggctttgatgcagcctctgaactgaacgcttaaagaaatggtagttattaaaaaaaatggccagcaggtggcagcagagaataagagatcaaccagggccatgttgcaaaaagctcttttccccactgtttgaaacagatttgtgaataatgacgaccttagctatattctaatgctgattgctgcaaaatagaaacagatagaaatatactttttttcctgatgaaagaagagactctaatctttcttttggtaggttccatgtttgtatagcaaaataacacaaaattctgtgggcctcgcaaaatcaatcaaaatccaataaaacagccgggagcgaagggggttgcttcagtgaaaatggctgtgagtgaatgagtttatttataaaaataaatgaataaataacatgTGTGGACTAACCAGTAGtatagatttgtaaaaaaaacaaatgtatcaaATTGTGACAGGAAGTTTGAGCCGGACGCTAGCGATATGCAaattgtgtgtgtacgtgcttGGTCATTGTGGCATTTGGGAAAGTGCCGAAAATGTCCTGAGCATCACCACCAGTCTTTGGTGGGCATGTCAATCTTTTGTCGACCCACGGAAAAGTCTCAAGAATTCATGCCTGAAAACATCCAGGAAGTCGGATATTTCGTTTTCAATCAACCATTTTCGGGGCTCTTTGGCAACGTTTGATGATTTCCCAAAATAAATACGAAGATTGTAAGAATGAAGCCGTTTTTTCTTAGCAGCATGACATTTTTATCTTGAGAAAACCtcccaaaaagtctcaagaagtcagccatttttattttttagcattgcACAATTGTCTGGGATATGTGCTTCTGATTGGTGATCATTTGGGAAAATCACCTAAATGACTCGtgcctcaaaaaaaaataacggcCAATTTAAGCAGATATAGcagaagattattattattttttttt
The genomic region above belongs to Vanacampus margaritifer isolate UIUO_Vmar chromosome 5, RoL_Vmar_1.0, whole genome shotgun sequence and contains:
- the mab21l1 gene encoding putative nucleotidyltransferase MAB21L1, which translates into the protein MIAAQAKLVYHLNKYYNEKCQSRKAAVSKTIREVCKVVSDVLKEVEVQEPRFISSLSEMDNRFEGLEVISPSEFEVVLYLNQMGVFNFVDDGSLPGCAVLKLSDGRKRSMSLWVEFITASGYLSARKIRSRFQTLVAQAVDKCSYRDVVKMVADTSEVKLRIRDRYVVQITPAFKCTGIWPRSAAHWPLPHIPWPGPNRVAEVKAEGFNLLSKECYSLNGKQSSAESDAWVLQFAEAENRLLLGGCRKKCLSVLKALRDRHLELPGTPLNNYHMKSLVSYECEKHPREADWDENCLGDRLNGILLQLISCLQCRRCPHYFLPNLDLFQGKPHSALENAAKQTWRLAREILTNPKSLEKL